In the Anguilla anguilla isolate fAngAng1 chromosome 7, fAngAng1.pri, whole genome shotgun sequence genome, one interval contains:
- the fezf1 gene encoding fez family zinc finger protein 1: MDSVLYHSAGIFGSPSASGNLAAGENMIASTKPLAFSIERIMARTPEPKSIPFPNLLQAPATKADPKQAIHVSSASSLHCMIPFMPLTYETGHKLNVGGSEPSHFDVSYNSNDLVSIGLNYKSELQDMRQSVGQYKLFRPRVVNQSSFQAMGTVCYLNCGEAPCPPPASFLNIHPVASYFLNSPLHARQKALLSEKNKIGHSVERCPSSVAFKDLSQTHIQHYMKESAQILSEKLFKNSSKLGSASPGTKPKVFTCEVCGKVFNAHYNLTRHMPVHTGARPFVCKVCGKGFRQASTLCRHKIIHTQEKPHKCNQCGKAFNRSSTLNTHTRIHAGYKPFVCEFCGKGFHQKGNYKNHKLTHSGEKQFKCSICNKAFHQVYNLTFHMHTHNDKKPFTCPTCGKGFCRNFDLKKHIRKLHDISPGSQSPSSLLNAKGEGH; this comes from the exons ATGGACAGTGTGCTCTACCACTCAGCGGGAATTTTCGGCTCACCCTCTGCTTCGGGAAACTTAGCTGCTGGAGAAAACATGATAGCCTCCACCAAGCCTCTCGCTTTTTCGATCGAAAGGATTATGGCCAGGACACCGGAACCAAAGTCAATACCTTTTCCCAACTTGCTCCAAGCGCCAGCAACGAAAGCGGACCCAAAGCAAGCGATCCACGTGAGCTCCGCATCCTCGCTACACTGCATGATACCGTTTATGCCACTGACATACGAGACGGGTCACAAACTGAACGTAGGTGGATCAGAACCGAGCCACTTTGACGTCTCCTATAATTCGAATGATTTGGTGAGTATTGGTTTGAATTATAAAAGCGAATTGCAAGATATGCGCCAATCGGTGGGACAATACAAACTTTTCAGACCTCGGGTGGTAAACCAGTCCTCATTTCAAGCGATGGGAACGGTCTGCTACCTGAACTGCGGGGAAGCGCCCTGCCCACCGCCGGCGAGTTTCCTCAACATACACCCCGTGGCTTCATACTTTCTGAACTCACCACTGCATGCGCGACAGAAAGCCCTCCtttctgagaaaaacaaaattggccACAGCGTGGAAAGGTGTCCGTCCAGCGTTGCTTTCAAAGACTTGTCCCAAACTCACATACAACACTACATGAAGGAGAGCGCGCAGATACTCTCGGAGAAACTGTTCAAGAACTCTTCCAAGCTGGGCAGTGCGTCTCCAGGAACCAAGCCCAAGGTTTTCACGTGCGAAGTTTGTGGAAAG GTGTTTAATGCCCATTATAATTTAACACGTCACATGCCGGTGCACACTGGGGCAAGACCTTTCGTCTGTAAAGTTTGCGGCAAAGGATTCCGCCAAGCAAGCACACTTTGTCGCCACAAAATTATCCATACACAG GAAAAACCCCACAAATGTAACCAATGCGGAAAAGCCTTCAACCGGAGTTCGACTCTCAACACCCACACAAGGATTCACGCGGGATACAAACCGTTCGTGTGCGAATTTTGCGGCAAGGGATTCCACCAGAAAG GCAACTACAAGAACCACAAATTGACGCACAGCGGAGAGAAACAGTTCAAGTGCAGTATCTGCAACAAGGCCTTCCACCAAGTATACAATCTGACCttccacatgcacacgcacaacgACAAGAAACCTTTCACGTGCCCGACCTGCGGAAAGGGATTCTGCCGGAACTTTGACCTGAAAAAACACATCAGAAAACTGCACGACATTTCTCCGGGATCTCAGTCACCTTCGAGTCTTCTTAATGCGAAAGGAGAAGGCCACTAG